A single Perognathus longimembris pacificus isolate PPM17 chromosome 17, ASM2315922v1, whole genome shotgun sequence DNA region contains:
- the LOC125365870 gene encoding 60S ribosomal protein L37a-like, producing the protein MVKLTKKVGIVGKYGTCNGATFQKMVKKIEVSQHAKNTCSFCGKTTMKRGAVGIWHCGFCMKTVPGGAWTYNSTSAIKVKSAIRRLKELKDW; encoded by the coding sequence ATGGTCAAACTCACCAAGAAGGTTGGCATTGTTGGTAAATATGGGACCTGTAATGGTGCCACTTTCCAGAAGATGGTGAAAAAAATTGAAGTCAGCCAGCACGCCAAGAACACCTGCTCTTTCTGTGGCAAGACCACAATGAAGAGGGGAGCTGTGGGCATCTGGCACTGTGGCTTCTGCATGAAAACAGTGCCTGGTGGTGCCTGGacctacaactccacttctgccatCAAAGTAAAGTCTGCCATTAGAAGACTGAAGGAATTAAAAGACTGGTAG